GGCCCCCAGGATGGCGATGCCGCAGGTGGTGCAGGCAATGCCGACCACAGCGGCCTTGCCAAGCCGTTCACGGAAGACAAGCCAGCCCAGGAGGGCCACGGCTGCCGGCGTGGCTGCCGCGACAACGCCGGCCGAAGCCGCTCCGGTCAGGGCCAGACCGGAAAGCAGACAGGCCGTAAAGAGAAACGAGCCACACACAGCCTGGGCAAAAAGGGCGACCGCCGTTGGCCAGGTCACCCAGGGGAAGCGGCCCTCAAGCCGGATAACCAGGGGCACGAGCACGAGGCTGGCCAGGGTGAATCGGGCCAGGGAGGCGAAATAGAGCGGCAGGGTCGTGATCATGGTGCGTCCGACGGCAATCGACGAGCCGACCAGCACCATGGCCGCGAGCAGAGCCGAGACGGCCTTTAGGCGAGACGACATGGGATACAACCTCCGTCATGGGTGAGATGACGGAAGCTACCGGGACGTCGACCGGTTCTCTTGAACAATCTTGCGCCATGCCCCGGGCGTCAGGCCGAATCGAGCCCGAAAGACACGGGTCATGTGGCTTTGGTCGGCAAAACCGACATCCGCTGCAATGTCGGCCAGGCGCTGCGGCCCGGCCAACCGGTCCCGGGCGGCCCGGCAGCGAAATTCCAGCAGATGGGCATGGGGCGGCAGTCCGGTCTGGCGGGTCACCGCCCGGGCCAGGTGCCAAGGCGAGAGTCCGGTAGCGGCAGCCAATTCCTCCAGCTGGATATCCTCGGCATAGCGCGCGGACAAAATCTCCAGGACGAGGCGCACGGCCCGTGGTTCGGAGCGGCTGGGCGGGGCGAGCGGGTGGTCGTCGCCGTGCCGGGCGATCCAGGCGGCAAGAAGGATGAGCAACTGGGTCTGTTTGGCCAGGGTGGCTGGAGAGGAGGCCAAGAGCAGATGATGGGTGCGGGAGAACAGGGCCGAGAGGGGCGCGTCTTCCACCATGCCCGGGCGGAAATGCGGCAATGGCGCGCCCGGCGGCAGCACCAGGGACAGAGCCGTGGCCGGTAAATAGAACATGCGGTAGCGCCAGCCCTCGGGCACGGCCGGACCGCCGTCATGGGGCACGCCGGGCTGGGCCAGACTGAGACTCCCTGGCGCGGCAACCACCTGACTGCCCCGATACCGAAAGGTCAGCGCACCGGAATCGATGCGGCCAAGCGCATATTCCTCGTGGGCATGGCGGGAAAAGCGCTGGGTGCGATAGCGGGCGCGCAGGGCCAGGATGCCGCCGCAAATGGGCAGCTCCATGGCGGTGGCCGCATCGGCCGGGGGTTGGGCTGGGGGAGTGTCCATGACCATGAAAAACGCCGCCGCGCAGAGGCGCGGCGGCGTTGTCACAGTGGTTGCTACTCAGAGATGGCGTTTCGCCGGTACTGGATGTAGGCGTCCTTGACGGCGGTGTAGGGATCGACCGCCGGTTTGACGATCGTATCGTAGTTTTCAAGGGTATTTGGCAGGTTGTTGAACACATCGGCGCCCTTGATGATGTAGGACCAGTACCAGGGATTGTCGTCGCCGGCGATGGACCAGGGGCCAAAAATCCAGGTGAGCGGATTGGCTGCGGCGTCACCGGCCATACCGACCGTATCGCGCAAGGTGGAGGGGCCAAGCAGCGGCCACACGATATAGAAGCCGTCGCCTGCGCCGTAATGGCCAAGGGTCTGGCCGAAGTCTTCATTGCCCGGGGCGAGGTTGGGATCGGCCTTGGCGACGTCCACGAGACCGCCGATGCCAAGCGTGCTGTTGATCATGAAGCGCCCGAATTCCTTGGAGGCCTTCTTGAAATCCAGCTGCAGCAGGGCGTTTAAGAAGCGAATCGGGAAAATGAAGTTTTGATAGGCGTTGGTCAGGCCGGAGCGCACCTGTTTGGGCACCACGAAAGCATACCCCTTGGCAAAGGGACGCATGAGACCAGAGTAGAAAAGATCATTGAAGCCGAACCAGAATTTGTTCCAGCGGTACAGCGGGTCCGGAGTCGGCGCGTAGGAGGCCTCGGCCGGGGCGTAGTCGGCGTCAGAAGCCGCAGTGGCCGGGGGGGCGGCCGGGGCGGTTTGGGCCGGGGAGGCCGCAGGAGTCGATTCGCCAGCCTTTGCGAAATCCTTGCCGGTCTGGTTGCGAGCATGGCATCCGGTCATGGCAAGCACCGACAGCATGAGCAGGATCAGAATACATTTTTGAGGCAGGGCGGCGGTCATGGCAACTCCACACGGGTTATTGCGTTGCAAGAGAAAGCGAACTCAATTGCGGGACATTCCAACATCTTGTGTATCGCCTTCAGCCGGTGGTAAAACAAACTGGAGGCAAGGGAAAACGTGATTGTCGTCAAAACTCAGGAGTTTTTCCCTGAAATCTTGGAGATCAGGGTGTCCGGGCTTTCATTCATAAGGATCTGGCCGAACTGGCTGCGATAGTTCTGGACAAGGCTCACCCCTTCGATGACCACGTCGTACACTTTCCAGCCACTGCGATCCACCAGACGGTAGGATATGGGAATCTCCTTCCCTTTGCCCACCACTTTGGTGGCCACTTCAGCCTTGTCGCTGCCAAGATCCTGTTCTTTGAGATACTGCACCTTTTCATCGGTGTAGCTTTCAATTTTGTCAAGATAGGTGTTTTCCAGCAGACGACCGAAAGCCGTGACGAACCGTTCCTGCTGTTCCGGAGAGAATTTGTTCCACTCTTGGCCAAGAGCCCGGCGGGAGAGCTCTTTCATGTCGAAGATTTCGCCGATGGTGGCAATGAGTTTGACCCGCATTTCGGGACGGGTATTGGGGGTCTTGTAGGCCGGATCGGCCAGCAGGCCGATAATACGGTCCACCGACGCGCTCAGGGTCTCCGTGGCCGAGCCAGCCAGGGCGCTGGCAACGGTTGCGACCACAATGAGAAGGCTCAACATGAGGCGGGTTGCAAAACGCTGCATACGTAATTCCACCACAAAAAAAGGTAAGGGTCCGGGGGCCGCTCGTTCGGCTATTTTACCCCGCCAAAAACATATTTGCCAATGAGGTCGCCCAGATCAACCGATGATTCCGTTTCGACGATCATACCGCCGGGCTTGAGCGGATCGTCTGACCCGCCAGGGGAAATCTTGACGAACTTGTCACCGATCAATCCGCTGGTTTTAATTGAGGCAATGGCGTCGTCGGTCAGGTGTACGTCCTTGTCCAGAGTCAGGGCCACCAGGGCGCTGTTGTCCTTGGGATCAAGGCCAATAGAGGACACCCGGCCGATGCGTACGCCCGCCATCTCCACATAGGCGCCGCTTTTAAGGCCTGTGACATCTTTGAATCTGGCCGTGACCCGGTAGCCGTCCCCGCCGATGACTTCGAGTTTGCCGAGTTTGACAGTTAGGTAGGCAACACACAAAAGGCCTGCCAGGACAAAGATGCCAACCGACGTTTCCATCGCGTACTTTTTCATACGACAAGCCTTTTACGGCGAACCCGCGCAACATGCAACACGTCAGCCGCCTTCTCCGTTACAACAAAAACGAGGTCAGGATATAATCTGAGACCAGAATGACCACACAGGACAGAACCACGGCGGAGGTGGTGGCCAAGCTGACGCCCTTGGCCCCGAACCCGCCCTGGCGGGTGTGGGTGAAATAGCCTTCGTAGCAGCAGATGGCTGCCACGAGCAGGGCAAAGACCAGGGACTTGACAAATCCGCCGGTCACATCGGCCAGGACCACCGTGGCGTCGATGCGGTCGAAATACACGCCGGGGTTGATGCCAAGCAGCACACAGCCGCTGACATAGCCGCCCAAGAT
The sequence above is drawn from the Desulfovibrio sp. TomC genome and encodes:
- a CDS encoding AraC family transcriptional regulator; amino-acid sequence: MVMDTPPAQPPADAATAMELPICGGILALRARYRTQRFSRHAHEEYALGRIDSGALTFRYRGSQVVAAPGSLSLAQPGVPHDGGPAVPEGWRYRMFYLPATALSLVLPPGAPLPHFRPGMVEDAPLSALFSRTHHLLLASSPATLAKQTQLLILLAAWIARHGDDHPLAPPSRSEPRAVRLVLEILSARYAEDIQLEELAAATGLSPWHLARAVTRQTGLPPHAHLLEFRCRAARDRLAGPQRLADIAADVGFADQSHMTRVFRARFGLTPGAWRKIVQENRSTSR
- a CDS encoding MlaA family lipoprotein — its product is MTAALPQKCILILLMLSVLAMTGCHARNQTGKDFAKAGESTPAASPAQTAPAAPPATAASDADYAPAEASYAPTPDPLYRWNKFWFGFNDLFYSGLMRPFAKGYAFVVPKQVRSGLTNAYQNFIFPIRFLNALLQLDFKKASKEFGRFMINSTLGIGGLVDVAKADPNLAPGNEDFGQTLGHYGAGDGFYIVWPLLGPSTLRDTVGMAGDAAANPLTWIFGPWSIAGDDNPWYWSYIIKGADVFNNLPNTLENYDTIVKPAVDPYTAVKDAYIQYRRNAISE
- a CDS encoding Tgt2/MlaC family protein is translated as MQRFATRLMLSLLIVVATVASALAGSATETLSASVDRIIGLLADPAYKTPNTRPEMRVKLIATIGEIFDMKELSRRALGQEWNKFSPEQQERFVTAFGRLLENTYLDKIESYTDEKVQYLKEQDLGSDKAEVATKVVGKGKEIPISYRLVDRSGWKVYDVVIEGVSLVQNYRSQFGQILMNESPDTLISKISGKNS
- the mlaD gene encoding outer membrane lipid asymmetry maintenance protein MlaD, translated to MKKYAMETSVGIFVLAGLLCVAYLTVKLGKLEVIGGDGYRVTARFKDVTGLKSGAYVEMAGVRIGRVSSIGLDPKDNSALVALTLDKDVHLTDDAIASIKTSGLIGDKFVKISPGGSDDPLKPGGMIVETESSVDLGDLIGKYVFGGVK